Proteins encoded together in one Oncorhynchus nerka isolate Pitt River linkage group LG19, Oner_Uvic_2.0, whole genome shotgun sequence window:
- the LOC115101363 gene encoding WD repeat-containing protein 44-like isoform X2, producing MASDSDTEEFYDAAEDVNFTPPPKLTPTQFVLPTPLFLQGVVESPPEDVAVGLATLEARQDDPIQIIDSIIEESQKGIVVEALLMGERDVEMRAESVVKENKAPVEPEHPAVEPQPVVERSEQPQEQQGACAMVLPDIPGPSVGSQEHVQPPDITSTLGQGQSQPDLPPDLPDLPRVSAEDREQRPADILDQVPLTDKKLCDSTDPGPSKPPRQFTVEPDIVASTKKPPPSRPPPPSGAPPPRPPPPSRPALPLSKKSQECMRPTGLDVESEEPCGLVSPSSTVRGITKDLQHSLDLASATSGDKVVTAQENEDEQASGPIDDSLGPQRPRSNSGRELTDEEILASVMIKNLDTGEEIPLIQAEEKLPTGINPLTLHIMRRTKEYITNDAAQSDDDDRGQAPLTDTDGGKLKQKTTRLKKFLGKSVKRAKHLAEEYGEKAVNKVKSVRDEVFHNDQDDPSSSDDEGMPYTRPVKFKAAHSFKGPFDFDQVKVVQDLSGEHMGAVWTMKFSHCGRLLATAGQDNVVRIWVLKNSFDYFNNMRAKYNTEGRVSPSPSQESLCSSKSDTDGGMSSVPEDPEDKNLPFRQVPFCKYKGHTADLLDLSWSKNYFLLSSSMDKTVRLWHISRRECLCCFQHIDFVTAIAFHPRDDRYFLSGSLDGKLRLWNIPDKKVALWNEVDGQTRLITAANFCQNGKYAVIGTYDGRCIFYDTERLKYHTQIHVRSTRGRNRVGRKITGIEPLPGENKILVTSNDCRIRLYDLRDLSLSMKYKGYVNSSSQIKASFSHDYSFIVSGSEDKYVYIWSTYHDLSKFTSVRRDRNDFWEGIKAHNAVVTSAIFAPHPNLIVPQEAGAEKAGAGADAECKSVDSTDSETIPSGALKADHTEVLLSADFTGAIKVFINVKKILSTSALKASP from the exons atggcGTCAGATAGTGACACAGAGGAATTCTACGATGCTGCTGAAGACGTAAATTTTACTCCACCGCCTAAATT GACACCGACACAGTTTGTTCTTCCCACACCTCTG TTCCTGCAGGGGGTGGTAGAGAGCCCACCAGAGGACGTGGCTGTTGGGCTGGCCACACTTGAGGCACGCCAAGATGACCCCATCCAG ATCATCGACAGCATCATTGAGGAGAGCCAGAAGGGAATTGTGGTGGAGGCTCTgttgatgggagagagggatgttgaGATGAGGGCGGAGTCAGTGGTGAAGGAGAATAAGGCCCCTGTAGAACCAGAGCATCCTGCTGTGGAACCTCAGCCTGTGGTTGAGAGATCAGAGCAGCCTCAGGAACAGCAGGGAGCGTGTGCCATGGTTCTCCCAGACATCCCCGGCCCGTCGGTTGGGTCACAGGAGCATGTCCAGCCCCCAGACATCACCAGCACCCTGGGTCAGGGCCAGAGCCAACCAGACCTCCCGCCGGACCTCCCTGACCTACCCCGGGTGTCTGCAGAGGACAGGGAGCAGAGACCTGCAGACATCCTAGACCAGGTCCCCCTCACAGACAAGAAGCTATGTGACTCCACCGACCCTGGGCCTTCTAAACCCCCACGGCAGTTCACTGTAGAGCCTGACATTGTGGCCAGCACCAAGAAGCCTCCTCCCTCACGCCCCCCTCCTCCCAGCGGAGCTCCTCCTCCACGACCACCTCCCCCATCCCGACCTGCTCTACCCCTCAGCAAGAAGTCCCAGGAGTGTATGAGGCCCACAGGACTGGATG TGGAGTCAGAGGAGCCGTGTGGCCTGGTGTCTCCCAGCAGCACAGTGAGAGGCATCACCAAGGATCTGCAGCACTCTCTGGACTTGGCCAGTGCCACCAGCGGGGACAAGGTGGTCACAGCACAG GAGAATGAGGATGAGCAGGCATCCGGTCCCATTGATGACTCTCTAGGTCCTCAGCGCCCACGCTCCAACTCTGGCAGAGAGCTGACTGATGAG GAGATCCTGGCGAGTGTGATGATCAAGAATCTGGACACTGGGGAGGAGATCCCTCTGATCCAGGCAGAGGAGAAGCTTCCTACAGGGATCAACCCACTCACATTACACATCATGAGGAGGACCAAGGAGTACATCAC GAATGACGCAGCACAGTCCGATGATGATGACAGAGGCCAGGCTCCGCTGACTGACACAGACGGAGGGAAGCTGAAACAGAAAAC CACTCGGCTGAAGAAGTTCCTGGGCAAGTCTGTGAAGAGGGCCAAGCATCTGGCTGAGGAGTATGGGGAGAAAGCCGTCAACAAGGTGAAGAGTGTCCGCGATGAAG TTTTCCATAACGACCAGGATGACCCGTCGTCCAGTGACGATGAGGGGATGCCCTACACCCGGCCTGTCAAGTTCAAGGCAGCCCACAGCTTCAAGGGTCCCTTTGACTTTGATCAGGTTAAGGTGGTCCAGGACCTGAGCGGGGAGCACATG GGTGCAGTGTGGACCATGAAGTTCTCTCACTGCGGGAGGCTGTTGGCGACAGCAGGCCAGGACAACGTGGTGCGAATCTGGGTTCTGAAAAATTCCTTTGACTACTTCAACAACATGAGGGCAAAGTACAACACTGAAG GTcgtgtgtctccctctccctctcaggaAAGCCTGTGTTCCTCCAAATCAGACACGGACGGTGGG ATGAGCAGTGTTCCTGAAGACCCTGAGGACAAGAATCTCCCCTTCCGCCAAGTCCCGTTCTGCAAGTACAAGGGTCATACAGCTGACCTGCTTGACCTGTCCTGGTCAAAG AACTACTTCCTGCTTTCCTCGTCGATGGATAAGACCGTCCGACTGTGGCACATATCCAGGAGAGAGTGTCTATGTTGCTTTCAGCATATTGACTTTGTCACAGCCATCGCTTTCCATCCCAGA GATGACAGGTACTTTCTGAGTGGCTCTCTGGATGGAAAACTGCGTCTGTGGAACATCCCAGACAAGAAGGTGGCGCTGTGGAATGAGGTGGATGGACAAACACGCCTCATCACTGCTGCCAACTTCTGCCAGAATGGGAAGTACGCCGTCATTGGCACCTACGATGGCCGCTGCATATTCTACGACACAGAG CGCCTTAAATACCACACCCAGATCCATGTACGGTCAACCAGAGGCAGGAACCGAGTGGGACGGAAAATCACAGGCATCGAGCCTCTGCCTGGAGAGAACAAG ATTCTGGTAACCTCCAATGACTGCAGGATCCGCCTGTATGACCTGCGGGACCTGTCTCTGTCCATGAAGTACAAGGGTTATGTCAACAGCAGTAGTCAGATCAAAGCCAGCTTCAG CCATGACTATTCGTTCATTGTGAGTGGCTCAGAAGACAAGTACGTGTACATCTGGAGCACCTACCATGATCTGAGCAAGTTTACCTCCGTACGACGAGACCGCAATGACTTCTGGGAGGGAATTAAAG CCCACAATGCAGTAGTGACATCGGCCATTTTCGCCCCCCATCCTAACCTGATCGTCCCCCAGGAGGCGGGGGCAGAGAAAGCGGGGGCTGGGGCCGATGCAGAGTGTAAGAGCGTGGACTCCACTGATTCCGAGACCATTCCCTCAG GGGCTCTGAAGGCCGATCATACAGAGGTTCTGCTCTCTGCTGACTTCACCGGCGCCATTAAAGTTTTcatcaatgtaaaaaaaatactgAGCACTTCTGCCTTAAAGGCTTCACCCTGA
- the LOC115101363 gene encoding WD repeat-containing protein 44-like isoform X1: MASDSDTEEFYDAAEDVNFTPPPKLTPTQFVLPTPLFLQGVVESPPEDVAVGLATLEARQDDPIQIIDSIIEESQKGIVVEALLMGERDVEMRAESVVKENKAPVEPEHPAVEPQPVVERSEQPQEQQGACAMVLPDIPGPSVGSQEHVQPPDITSTLGQGQSQPDLPPDLPDLPRVSAEDREQRPADILDQVPLTDKKLCDSTDPGPSKPPRQFTVEPDIVASTKKPPPSRPPPPSGAPPPRPPPPSRPALPLSKKSQECMRPTGLDVESEEPCGLVSPSSTVRGITKDLQHSLDLASATSGDKVVTAQENEDEQASGPIDDSLGPQRPRSNSGRELTDEEILASVMIKNLDTGEEIPLIQAEEKLPTGINPLTLHIMRRTKEYITNDAAQSDDDDRGQAPLTDTDGGKLKQKTTRLKKFLGKSVKRAKHLAEEYGEKAVNKVKSVRDEVFHNDQDDPSSSDDEGMPYTRPVKFKAAHSFKGPFDFDQVKVVQDLSGEHMGAVWTMKFSHCGRLLATAGQDNVVRIWVLKNSFDYFNNMRAKYNTEGRVSPSPSQESLCSSKSDTDGGVSKMSSVPEDPEDKNLPFRQVPFCKYKGHTADLLDLSWSKNYFLLSSSMDKTVRLWHISRRECLCCFQHIDFVTAIAFHPRDDRYFLSGSLDGKLRLWNIPDKKVALWNEVDGQTRLITAANFCQNGKYAVIGTYDGRCIFYDTERLKYHTQIHVRSTRGRNRVGRKITGIEPLPGENKILVTSNDCRIRLYDLRDLSLSMKYKGYVNSSSQIKASFSHDYSFIVSGSEDKYVYIWSTYHDLSKFTSVRRDRNDFWEGIKAHNAVVTSAIFAPHPNLIVPQEAGAEKAGAGADAECKSVDSTDSETIPSGALKADHTEVLLSADFTGAIKVFINVKKILSTSALKASP, translated from the exons atggcGTCAGATAGTGACACAGAGGAATTCTACGATGCTGCTGAAGACGTAAATTTTACTCCACCGCCTAAATT GACACCGACACAGTTTGTTCTTCCCACACCTCTG TTCCTGCAGGGGGTGGTAGAGAGCCCACCAGAGGACGTGGCTGTTGGGCTGGCCACACTTGAGGCACGCCAAGATGACCCCATCCAG ATCATCGACAGCATCATTGAGGAGAGCCAGAAGGGAATTGTGGTGGAGGCTCTgttgatgggagagagggatgttgaGATGAGGGCGGAGTCAGTGGTGAAGGAGAATAAGGCCCCTGTAGAACCAGAGCATCCTGCTGTGGAACCTCAGCCTGTGGTTGAGAGATCAGAGCAGCCTCAGGAACAGCAGGGAGCGTGTGCCATGGTTCTCCCAGACATCCCCGGCCCGTCGGTTGGGTCACAGGAGCATGTCCAGCCCCCAGACATCACCAGCACCCTGGGTCAGGGCCAGAGCCAACCAGACCTCCCGCCGGACCTCCCTGACCTACCCCGGGTGTCTGCAGAGGACAGGGAGCAGAGACCTGCAGACATCCTAGACCAGGTCCCCCTCACAGACAAGAAGCTATGTGACTCCACCGACCCTGGGCCTTCTAAACCCCCACGGCAGTTCACTGTAGAGCCTGACATTGTGGCCAGCACCAAGAAGCCTCCTCCCTCACGCCCCCCTCCTCCCAGCGGAGCTCCTCCTCCACGACCACCTCCCCCATCCCGACCTGCTCTACCCCTCAGCAAGAAGTCCCAGGAGTGTATGAGGCCCACAGGACTGGATG TGGAGTCAGAGGAGCCGTGTGGCCTGGTGTCTCCCAGCAGCACAGTGAGAGGCATCACCAAGGATCTGCAGCACTCTCTGGACTTGGCCAGTGCCACCAGCGGGGACAAGGTGGTCACAGCACAG GAGAATGAGGATGAGCAGGCATCCGGTCCCATTGATGACTCTCTAGGTCCTCAGCGCCCACGCTCCAACTCTGGCAGAGAGCTGACTGATGAG GAGATCCTGGCGAGTGTGATGATCAAGAATCTGGACACTGGGGAGGAGATCCCTCTGATCCAGGCAGAGGAGAAGCTTCCTACAGGGATCAACCCACTCACATTACACATCATGAGGAGGACCAAGGAGTACATCAC GAATGACGCAGCACAGTCCGATGATGATGACAGAGGCCAGGCTCCGCTGACTGACACAGACGGAGGGAAGCTGAAACAGAAAAC CACTCGGCTGAAGAAGTTCCTGGGCAAGTCTGTGAAGAGGGCCAAGCATCTGGCTGAGGAGTATGGGGAGAAAGCCGTCAACAAGGTGAAGAGTGTCCGCGATGAAG TTTTCCATAACGACCAGGATGACCCGTCGTCCAGTGACGATGAGGGGATGCCCTACACCCGGCCTGTCAAGTTCAAGGCAGCCCACAGCTTCAAGGGTCCCTTTGACTTTGATCAGGTTAAGGTGGTCCAGGACCTGAGCGGGGAGCACATG GGTGCAGTGTGGACCATGAAGTTCTCTCACTGCGGGAGGCTGTTGGCGACAGCAGGCCAGGACAACGTGGTGCGAATCTGGGTTCTGAAAAATTCCTTTGACTACTTCAACAACATGAGGGCAAAGTACAACACTGAAG GTcgtgtgtctccctctccctctcaggaAAGCCTGTGTTCCTCCAAATCAGACACGGACGGTGGGGTGAGTAAG ATGAGCAGTGTTCCTGAAGACCCTGAGGACAAGAATCTCCCCTTCCGCCAAGTCCCGTTCTGCAAGTACAAGGGTCATACAGCTGACCTGCTTGACCTGTCCTGGTCAAAG AACTACTTCCTGCTTTCCTCGTCGATGGATAAGACCGTCCGACTGTGGCACATATCCAGGAGAGAGTGTCTATGTTGCTTTCAGCATATTGACTTTGTCACAGCCATCGCTTTCCATCCCAGA GATGACAGGTACTTTCTGAGTGGCTCTCTGGATGGAAAACTGCGTCTGTGGAACATCCCAGACAAGAAGGTGGCGCTGTGGAATGAGGTGGATGGACAAACACGCCTCATCACTGCTGCCAACTTCTGCCAGAATGGGAAGTACGCCGTCATTGGCACCTACGATGGCCGCTGCATATTCTACGACACAGAG CGCCTTAAATACCACACCCAGATCCATGTACGGTCAACCAGAGGCAGGAACCGAGTGGGACGGAAAATCACAGGCATCGAGCCTCTGCCTGGAGAGAACAAG ATTCTGGTAACCTCCAATGACTGCAGGATCCGCCTGTATGACCTGCGGGACCTGTCTCTGTCCATGAAGTACAAGGGTTATGTCAACAGCAGTAGTCAGATCAAAGCCAGCTTCAG CCATGACTATTCGTTCATTGTGAGTGGCTCAGAAGACAAGTACGTGTACATCTGGAGCACCTACCATGATCTGAGCAAGTTTACCTCCGTACGACGAGACCGCAATGACTTCTGGGAGGGAATTAAAG CCCACAATGCAGTAGTGACATCGGCCATTTTCGCCCCCCATCCTAACCTGATCGTCCCCCAGGAGGCGGGGGCAGAGAAAGCGGGGGCTGGGGCCGATGCAGAGTGTAAGAGCGTGGACTCCACTGATTCCGAGACCATTCCCTCAG GGGCTCTGAAGGCCGATCATACAGAGGTTCTGCTCTCTGCTGACTTCACCGGCGCCATTAAAGTTTTcatcaatgtaaaaaaaatactgAGCACTTCTGCCTTAAAGGCTTCACCCTGA